CCATGTGCGACGCCTATTTCGGTAAGCTGCTCGATTATTTCGACGAGCACGATCTGTGGACGCTGCCCGCAAGGAAAGCGGAGATGCCGAACGGCGGCGAGTATACGATTGGCATCCGACCGGAAGCCTTCGACGTTTCAATCGAGCCGCTCGCCGGGACCGTGCCTCTGGCGATCCGCGCCGTCGAATACACCGGGTCGGACGTCTTTGTCTTCGGAACCATCGATGCGGGACAGTTGACCGTCAAGCTGCCGGCCGAAGGGCGTACCCTGAGCGACGGCATAGGGGTCGGCGCCATCATCCACGTCAGGCCGACAGCCGAGGGGTGGCACCTCTTCGATCTATCGGGCCTACGCGTGGCGAAGACATAGATTCCGGCACCCATGACAGCGAAACGCACCGCGACACCGCCGACGAAGAAGGCGCTACGCGCGCTTGTCGGTGATTTGAGGCAGGTCGCCAGCGTCAGGCGTTTTGTCCTGTCGGATGGGCCCGAAGCGGGCATCGAGACGCTTGCCTTCTCGACCGGTGGCGGCCTCGATTTCTGGGTCACCGCGGGACGGGGAATGGACATCGCCACCCTGTCGTGGCGTGGCATTCAACTCGCGTGGCAGAGCCGGCGGGTTTCCGGATTCCATTCGCCCGAGGTGGCACAGGCGATCGCGCTTTCAACCGCGCCTTCGGGGGCTTTCTCAACACCTGTGGGTTCGAACACATCCGCCAACCGGCGGACGGGCATCCCCTGCATGGCTCGGCGCCTTTCACGCCGGCGCGTCTCAACAGCTACGGTGAGGACTGGAACACGGCCGAGCCTCTCCTCTACT
This region of Chelativorans sp. AA-79 genomic DNA includes:
- a CDS encoding TOBE domain-containing protein; amino-acid sequence: MPNGGEYTIGIRPEAFDVSIEPLAGTVPLAIRAVEYTGSDVFVFGTIDAGQLTVKLPAEGRTLSDGIGVGAIIHVRPTAEGWHLFDLSGLRVAKT